The proteins below are encoded in one region of Drosophila santomea strain STO CAGO 1482 chromosome 3R, Prin_Dsan_1.1, whole genome shotgun sequence:
- the LOC120452330 gene encoding ATP-dependent RNA helicase SUV3 homolog, mitochondrial isoform X1 yields the protein MTMQNCRHCISLMALLRMPLYLRPSFSMDLSLRRLHRASSLFSRKRPETNLSALFKPVQVQANTDSEDVGSELSGKLEKSELLKILNKFTQRREIKSLCSENGLDAYLQQQAFGSFRRYCIEAENLPVDLHITFSDITQGAGHIDDIFPYFLRHARTVFPHLDCMDDLKKISDLRQPANWYSNARAITRKIVFHAGPTNSGKTYHAMERYLSAKSGVYCGPLKLLATEVYNKANERGTPCDLVTGEERKFGISENSPAYHVACTVEMTSVNTPYEVAVIDEIQQIRDSQRGWAWTRAFLGLIADEVHVCGEPGALDLLLKICETTGETVEVRQYNRLTELTVENTALVSLDNVVPGDCIVCFSKHDIYTVSREIEARGKEVAVIYGGLPPGTKLAQAAKFNDPENSCKVMVATDAIGMGLNLSIRRIIFYSLIKPSINARGEREIDTISVSSALQIAGRAGRFRTQWEHGYVTAFKTEDLQILQRILAQTPEPLMQAGLHPTADQIELYAYHLPNSSLSNLMDIFVNLCTVDDSLYFMCNIEDFKFLAEMIQHVPLPLRARYVFCCAPINRKMPFVCSMFLKVARQYSRSEPITFDFIKKNCGWPFKLPKTILDLVYLEAVFDVMDLYLWLSYRFMDLFPEAAYVRDAQKELDEIIQQGVFQITRLLKNTEASQDGVTSSYAMRRITHMKEPRLPSSSRGRLTERLLAQGLLTPGMLTELRKEWDAQQVGNSNSLSNEKLESDVNSDDEDNFSGIGRKTRKKRRK from the exons ATGACCATGCAAAACTGCAGGCACTGCATTAGCCTAATGGCCCTCTTGCGGATGCCACTCTACCTGCGTCCGTCCTTTTCAATGGATTTGTCCCTGCGACGATTACACCGTGCGTCCTCCTTGTTTTCTCGAAAAAGGCCGGAGACGAACTTGTCTGCGCTGTTCAAGCCTGTGCAGGTGCAGGCCAACACGGATTCGGAGGACGTGGGTTCCGAGCTGTCAGGAAAACTGGAAAAGTCCGAGCTGTTGAAGATTCTTAACAAGTTCACCCAACGGCGTGAAATCAAGTCCCTTTGCAGCGAAAACGGACTGGACG CCTACCTACAGCAACAGGCCTTTGGCTCATTCCGAAGATACTGCATCGAGGCAGAAAACCTTCCAGTAGATCTGCACATAACCTTTAGCGATATAACACAAGGAGCAGGTCACATCGATGATATATTCCCGTACTTCCTTCGTCACGCAAGGACAGTATTTCCGCATCTGGACTGCATGGACGATCTAAAAAAGATTTCCGACCTGAGGCAGCCCGCCAACTGGTACAGCAACGCTCGCGCGATCACCCGGAAGATTGTTTTTCACGCCGGACCCACGAACTCTGGGAAGACCTACCATGCAATGGAGAGATACCTGAGTGCGAAGTCTGGGGTCTACTGCGGACCGCTAAAGCTTCTAGCCACGGAAGTGTACAACAAGGCCAATGAGCGCGGCACCCCCTGCGATCTTGTTACAGGCGAGGAGCGCAAGTTCGGCATCAGCGAAAACTCGCCAGCCTATCACGTCGCGTGCACAGTGGAAATGACCTCGGTCAACACTCCAT ATGAGGTGGCTGTAATCGATGAAATACAACAAATCCGCGACTCCCAGCGAGGATGGGCTTGGACGCGGGCCTTCCTTGGACTGATCGCGGATGAAGTGCATGTTTGTGGTGAGCCAGGTGCATTGGATCTCCTGCTGAAAATTTGCGAAACCACAGGCGAAACTGTTGAAGTGCGACAGTACAATCGACTTACGGAGCTTACTGTCGAAAATACTGCTTTAGTATCATTGGACAATGTAGTTCCTGGCGACTGCATCGTGTGCTTTAGCAAACATGATATATATACGGTTTCGCGAGAAATCGAAGCAAG aGGGAAGGAGGTAGCCGTCATATATGGGGGCCTGCCCCCTGGTACTAAGTTAGCCCAGGCTGCTAAGTTTAATGATCCAGAAAATAGCTGCAAGGTAATGGTGGCGACCGACGCCATCGGTATGGGCTTAAACCT GAGCATTCGTCGAATCATATTCTACTCACTAATTAAGCCGTCGATAAATGCGCGAGGAGAGCGCGAGATCGACACAATATCGGTTTCGTCCGCTCTTCAGATAGCAGGAAGAGCGGGCCGGTTCCGTACTCAATGGGAGCACGGATATGTTACTGCCTTCAAGACTGAGGATTTGCAGATCCTACAGCGAATTTTGGCTCAAACACCAGAGCCTTTAATGCAGGCGGGCTTGCATCCCACGGCCGATCAGATTGAGCTCTACGCCTACCACCTGCCAAACTCGTCTTTAAGCAACCTAATGGACATATTCGTGAATCTGTGTACTGTCGATGATTCTCTATACTTTATGTGCAACATTGAAGACTTTAAGTTCTTGGCCGAGATGATACAACATGTTCCTCTGCCCCTGCGGGCTCGCTATGTATTCTGTTGTGCACCTATAAATCGCAAGATGCCGTTTGTTTGCTCAATGTTCCTTAAGGTAGCACGGCAATACAGCCGTAGCGAACCTATTACCtttgattttataaaaaaaaactgtggcTGGCCGTTCAAGCTACCCAAGACAATATTAGACCTGGTTTATCTTGAGGCCGTCTTTGACGTGATGGATCTGTATCTTTGGTTAAG CTATCGGTTCATGGATCTTTTCCCCGAAGCGGCCTACGTAAGAGATGCCCAAAAGGAACTGGACGAGATTATACAGCAAGGCGTCTTCCAAATAACTCGCTTGCTTAAAAATACCGAAGCAAGTCAGGACGGAGTGACTTCAAGCTATGCAATGCGCCGAATAACGCACATGAAGGAACCTCGACTACCCAGCTCGTCGCGTGGACGTCTCACCGAAAGGTTGCTTGCGCAGGGTCTTCTTACACCAGGCATGCTAACCGAGCTACGCAAGGAATGGGACGCCCAGCAAGTCGGCAATTCTAATTCGTTATCTAATGAAAAGTTGGAATCAGATGTGAATAGTGACGACGAAGATAATTTCTCAGGAATCGGGCGAAAGACAAGGAAAAAACGCAGAAAATAA
- the LOC120452670 gene encoding charged multivesicular body protein 3 produces MGLFGKTPSKDPKEQVQEWTHKIRKESNQLDRQIRSIQREEEKVKRSLKQAAQKNDRDTCVILAKEIVNSRKAINRIYTSKAHLNSIQIQMKNQLATLRVAGSLQKSTDVLQAMQSLVRYPELAGIMRDMSKEMMKAGIIEEMLDETMESLEESEELEEEAGKEVDKVLWEITDGKLGEAPLPPEATPADKASVSAASVEVEQEDEDGEELQEMQSRLASLRS; encoded by the exons ATGGGGTTATTCGGCAAAACTCCCAGTAAAGATCCCAAAGAGCAG GTGCAGGAGTGGACGCACAAGATACGGAAGGAGAGCAACCAGCTGGATCGCCAGATCCGAAGTATCCAGCGCGAGGAGGAGAAGGTAAAACGCTCCCTCAAACAAGCAGCCCAGAAAAATGACCGCGACACCTGCGTCATTCTTGCCAAAGAGATTGTGAACTCGCGAAAGGCCATCAACCGCATATACACGTCAAAGGCGCACCTCAACTCGATTCAGATCCAGATGAAAAATCAGCTAG CCACCTTGCGTGTAGCTGGATCTTTGCAAAAGTCTACAGACGTCTTGCAAGCCATGCAAAGCCTGGTGCGCTATCCAGAGCTTGCAGGCATTATGCGCGACATGTCAAAGGAAATGATGAAGGCAGGCATCATCGAGGAGATGCTGGACGAGACCATGGAGTCGTTGGAGGAGTCTGAGGAGCTAGAGGAGGAGGCTGGCAAGGAGGTTGATAAGGTTTTGTGGGAGATCACAGATGGCAAGCTTGGGGAAGCTCCCCTGCCCCCAGAGGCTACACCGGCAGACAAGGCGTCTGTGTCTGCTGCGAGCGTCGAGGTTGAGCAAGAAGATGAGGATGGAGAGGAACTGCAAGAAATGCAGAGCCGCCTGGCCTCGCTGCGATCTTAA
- the LOC120452669 gene encoding melanization protease 1: MEPLFALTVLGILLMRSLSTYAQEIFGYCTTPDENSGTCINLRECGYLFELLQGEEVTDQDRLFLQSSQCGYRNGQVLICCANSRIRNQQPTIRPRTNLLPMAPNCGDNFEDRVVGGRETGKREFPWMALIEYTKPGNVKGHHCGGSLINNRYVLTAAHCVSAIPSEWQLTGVRLGEWDARTNPDCTVGKNGLRDCNEPYVDSPVVERIPHPQYPGNSRDQLNDIALLRLRDEVQYSDFILPVCLPTLASHRNNIFLGRKVVVAGWGRTEYNFTSNIKLKAELDPVPTSDCNQRYASQRRTVTSKQMCAGGVEGVDSCRGDSGGPLLLEDSSNGYSNFYIAGVVSYGPTPCGLKGWPGVYTRVEAYLSWIEYNVRA; encoded by the exons ATGGAACCGCTCTTCGCTCTCACCGTTCTGGGAATTCTTTTGATGAGATCACTCAGCACTTACGCACAAG AAATCTTTGGGTATTGTACTACGCCTGATGAAAACAGCGGCACCTGCATTAACCTCAGGGAATGTGGATACCTTTTCGAACTGCTTCAAGGCGAAGAGGTTACGGACCAGGACCGTCTATTTCTACAAAGCAGTCAATGTGGCTATCGGAATGGACAAGTGCTT ATTTGCTGTGCAAACAGCCGAATACGTAACCAACAACCTACAATACGCCCCAGAACCAACCTACTACCCATGGCGCCCAATTGCGGTGATAACTTTGAAGACCGCGTGGTGGGTGGTAGGGAAACGGGAAAGAGGGAGTTTCCTTGGATGGCCCTAATAGAATACACAAAAC CCGGCAACGTTAAGGGCCACCACTGTGGCGGATCTTTAATCAACAATCGTTACGTGCTTACGGCGGCACACTGCGTCTCGGCTATTCCCAGTGAGTGGCAGCTGACAGGAGTACGCCTGGGTGAGTGGGATGCGAGAACCAATCCTGATTGTACAGTCGGCAAAAATGGACTGCGAGACTGCAACGAACCCTACGTGGACAGCCCTGTTGTGGAGCGTATTCCGCACCCGCAGTACCCGGGAAACTCCCGTGACCAGTTAAACGACATAGCTTTGCTGCGATTGCGGGACGAGGTTCAGTATAGCGACTTTATATTACCAGTTTGTTTGCCCACTTTAGCGTCCCATCGCAACAATATTTTCCTTGGTCGAAAGGTGGTGGTGGCAGGGTGGGGTCGCACGGAATATAACTTTACGTCCAATATAAAGCTGAAGGCAGAGCTGGATCCGGTACCGACGTCCGACTGCAACCAACGATACGCCAGCCAACGAAGGACTGTCACCTCCAAACAAATGTGCGCCGGCGGAGTGGAAGGTGTTGACTCCTGTCGCGGGGACTCGGGTGGCCCCCTTCTGCTCGAGGATTCTTCCAATGGATACTCAAACTTCTATATTGCTGGTGTCGTCTCTTACGGACCCACGCCCTGTGGACTAAAAGGATGGCCTGGAGTGTACACAAGGGTTGAGGCGTATCTGAGCTGGATAGAATACAACGTTAGAGCTTAA
- the LOC120452332 gene encoding synaptotagmin-16 gives MIVTSASGLDSTPTLGTVEVTTLLGAFFGVLVLLLLLFLFISRRCCFHYRHAINCCDERHLAVKCVQKITRKRRYENTSSDSEEDILRRLRWHHQHQLGEKPGGYGLGISQANPLTAQSFNYHQAGAGADLQRVTLTRDPLAIAERGKVGIPSSHSECSSNDSMEVSVDSHIGILTGLSKGTTTVPHPATAFRNPCAGHRPTTQALKYQHRVDLAAAPKLDKERDNVLVVPMVNGYSINNNNSITTSNNNPSSNNNDDEPLFDTSDLRSVKSDDLLVGVDHKESPVQRGPIELELSLLYDAPMRKMTVHVMQAKNLPPLGSGQATHTQVRMLMLPSKKQKLKTKIRSGETPQYMESFLLHRVNPEDVNNMGLRVRLYGCERLRKERLIGEAYVSFATVDLELETNLWLPLEPRNTSSGLGSTSDLLSLARSESAGSTSSMQHGGVSELLLGLSYNGVTGRLSVEIIKGSHFRNVSLNKAPDTYVKMVMVSSIGQEISRAKTSIRRGQPNPLFKETFAFQVALFQLNDVTLMISVYAKRHMRKNEMVGWFSLGLNSSGSEEVAHWADVCEMPKGEMLARWHVLVDS, from the exons ATGATTGTCACCTCTGCTTCTGGCCTGGATAGCACTCCGACGCTCG GCACCGTAGAGGTGACCACGCTGCTGGGCGCCTTTTTCGGGGTCCTCGTTCTACTGCTCCTGTTGTTTCTCTTCATCAGTCGCAGGTGCTGCTTCCACTACCGCCATGCAATTAACTGCTGTGACGAGCGCCACCTGGCAGTCAAGTGTGTGCAGAAGATCA CTCGCAAGAGGCGTTACGAGAACACCAGTTCCGATTCGGAGGAGGACATACTGCGGCGTCTACGGTGGCACCATCAGCACCAGCTGGGCGAGAAGCCTGGCGGATACGGGCTGGGAATAAGCCAGGCTAATCCGCTGACGGCGCAGAGCTTTAACTACCACCAGGCAGGCGCCGGTGCCGACCTGCAGAGGGTGACGTTAACGCGTGACCCCTTAGCCATCGCCGAGCGTGGCAAGGTTGGAATCCCGTCGTCGCACAGTGAGTGCAGCTCCAACGACTCCATGGAGGTCTCAGTGGACAGTCACATAGGCATCCTGACGGGCCTCAGCAAAG GCACAACCACAGTCCCCCACCCGGCAACAGCCTTCCGCAACCCGTGTGCAGGACACCGGCCCACAACCCAGGCTTTGAAGTACCAGCACCGGGTCGACTTGGCTGCTGCGCCCAAACTGGACAAGGAACGGGACAACGTGCTGGTGGTGCCCATGGTCAATGGCTacagcatcaacaacaacaactcgATTACAACCAGCAATAACAaccccagcagcaacaacaacgatgAC GAACCCCTTTTCGACACCAGCGACTTGCGTTCGGTCAAGTCGGATGACCTTCTGGTGGGGGTGGACCACAAGGAGTCGCCCGTTCAGAGGGGTCCCATCGAGCTGGAGTTGTCGCTGCTGTACGACGCCCCGATGCGGAAAATGACAGTGCACGTGATGCAGGCCAAAAACCTTCCGCCCCTAGGTAGTGGACAGGCCACCCATACGCAGGTCCGGATGTTAATGCTGCCGAGCAAGAAGCAGAAGCTCAAAACCAAGATCCGCAGCGGCGAAACCCCACAGTATATGGAGAGCTTCCTGCTGCACCGCGTCAACCCAGAAGATGTGAACAACATGGGGCTGCGTGTGCGGCTTTACGGCTGCGAGCGGCTGCGTAAGGAACGCCTGATCGGGGAGGCGTATGTGAGCTTCGCCACTGTAGACCTTGAACTGGAGACAAACCTATGGCTGCCCCTAGAGCCTCGCAACACCTCTTCAGGCCTGGGCTCTACCAGCGATCTGTTAAGCCTTGCTCGGTCAGAAAGCGCGGGCTCCACCTCGTCCATGCAGCATGGGGGCGTGTCTGAGTTGCTGCTGGGTTTGAGCTACAACGGGGTCACCGGGCGGCTGAGCGTGGAGATTATTAAGGGCAGCCACTTCCGTAACGTGTCGCTGAACAAGGCGCCCGACACGTACGTTAAAATGGTTATGGTCAGCAGCATCGGACAAGAGATCTCCCGGGCCAAAACGTCAATCCGCAGGGGTCAACCCAACCCGCTTTTTAAGGAGACATTTGCCTTTCAGGTAGCCCTGTTTCAGCTCAACGATGTTACGCTGATGATCTCCGTGTACGCCAAACGGCACATGAGAAAAAACGAGATGGTCGGCTGGTTCAGCCTGGGACTGAACTCGTCCGGATCTGAAGAAGTGGCCCATTGGGCAGACGTGTGTGAGATGCCCAAGGGCGAGATGCTGGCGCGTTGGCATGTGCTGGTGGACTCCTGA
- the LOC120452330 gene encoding ATP-dependent RNA helicase SUV3 homolog, mitochondrial isoform X2, whose protein sequence is MDDLKKISDLRQPANWYSNARAITRKIVFHAGPTNSGKTYHAMERYLSAKSGVYCGPLKLLATEVYNKANERGTPCDLVTGEERKFGISENSPAYHVACTVEMTSVNTPYEVAVIDEIQQIRDSQRGWAWTRAFLGLIADEVHVCGEPGALDLLLKICETTGETVEVRQYNRLTELTVENTALVSLDNVVPGDCIVCFSKHDIYTVSREIEARGKEVAVIYGGLPPGTKLAQAAKFNDPENSCKVMVATDAIGMGLNLSIRRIIFYSLIKPSINARGEREIDTISVSSALQIAGRAGRFRTQWEHGYVTAFKTEDLQILQRILAQTPEPLMQAGLHPTADQIELYAYHLPNSSLSNLMDIFVNLCTVDDSLYFMCNIEDFKFLAEMIQHVPLPLRARYVFCCAPINRKMPFVCSMFLKVARQYSRSEPITFDFIKKNCGWPFKLPKTILDLVYLEAVFDVMDLYLWLSYRFMDLFPEAAYVRDAQKELDEIIQQGVFQITRLLKNTEASQDGVTSSYAMRRITHMKEPRLPSSSRGRLTERLLAQGLLTPGMLTELRKEWDAQQVGNSNSLSNEKLESDVNSDDEDNFSGIGRKTRKKRRK, encoded by the exons ATGGACGATCTAAAAAAGATTTCCGACCTGAGGCAGCCCGCCAACTGGTACAGCAACGCTCGCGCGATCACCCGGAAGATTGTTTTTCACGCCGGACCCACGAACTCTGGGAAGACCTACCATGCAATGGAGAGATACCTGAGTGCGAAGTCTGGGGTCTACTGCGGACCGCTAAAGCTTCTAGCCACGGAAGTGTACAACAAGGCCAATGAGCGCGGCACCCCCTGCGATCTTGTTACAGGCGAGGAGCGCAAGTTCGGCATCAGCGAAAACTCGCCAGCCTATCACGTCGCGTGCACAGTGGAAATGACCTCGGTCAACACTCCAT ATGAGGTGGCTGTAATCGATGAAATACAACAAATCCGCGACTCCCAGCGAGGATGGGCTTGGACGCGGGCCTTCCTTGGACTGATCGCGGATGAAGTGCATGTTTGTGGTGAGCCAGGTGCATTGGATCTCCTGCTGAAAATTTGCGAAACCACAGGCGAAACTGTTGAAGTGCGACAGTACAATCGACTTACGGAGCTTACTGTCGAAAATACTGCTTTAGTATCATTGGACAATGTAGTTCCTGGCGACTGCATCGTGTGCTTTAGCAAACATGATATATATACGGTTTCGCGAGAAATCGAAGCAAG aGGGAAGGAGGTAGCCGTCATATATGGGGGCCTGCCCCCTGGTACTAAGTTAGCCCAGGCTGCTAAGTTTAATGATCCAGAAAATAGCTGCAAGGTAATGGTGGCGACCGACGCCATCGGTATGGGCTTAAACCT GAGCATTCGTCGAATCATATTCTACTCACTAATTAAGCCGTCGATAAATGCGCGAGGAGAGCGCGAGATCGACACAATATCGGTTTCGTCCGCTCTTCAGATAGCAGGAAGAGCGGGCCGGTTCCGTACTCAATGGGAGCACGGATATGTTACTGCCTTCAAGACTGAGGATTTGCAGATCCTACAGCGAATTTTGGCTCAAACACCAGAGCCTTTAATGCAGGCGGGCTTGCATCCCACGGCCGATCAGATTGAGCTCTACGCCTACCACCTGCCAAACTCGTCTTTAAGCAACCTAATGGACATATTCGTGAATCTGTGTACTGTCGATGATTCTCTATACTTTATGTGCAACATTGAAGACTTTAAGTTCTTGGCCGAGATGATACAACATGTTCCTCTGCCCCTGCGGGCTCGCTATGTATTCTGTTGTGCACCTATAAATCGCAAGATGCCGTTTGTTTGCTCAATGTTCCTTAAGGTAGCACGGCAATACAGCCGTAGCGAACCTATTACCtttgattttataaaaaaaaactgtggcTGGCCGTTCAAGCTACCCAAGACAATATTAGACCTGGTTTATCTTGAGGCCGTCTTTGACGTGATGGATCTGTATCTTTGGTTAAG CTATCGGTTCATGGATCTTTTCCCCGAAGCGGCCTACGTAAGAGATGCCCAAAAGGAACTGGACGAGATTATACAGCAAGGCGTCTTCCAAATAACTCGCTTGCTTAAAAATACCGAAGCAAGTCAGGACGGAGTGACTTCAAGCTATGCAATGCGCCGAATAACGCACATGAAGGAACCTCGACTACCCAGCTCGTCGCGTGGACGTCTCACCGAAAGGTTGCTTGCGCAGGGTCTTCTTACACCAGGCATGCTAACCGAGCTACGCAAGGAATGGGACGCCCAGCAAGTCGGCAATTCTAATTCGTTATCTAATGAAAAGTTGGAATCAGATGTGAATAGTGACGACGAAGATAATTTCTCAGGAATCGGGCGAAAGACAAGGAAAAAACGCAGAAAATAA